The proteins below come from a single uncultured Dethiosulfovibrio sp. genomic window:
- the aroF gene encoding 3-deoxy-7-phosphoheptulonate synthase, with protein sequence MIVVQLKDHCSSLDIARVCDHQERRGGQVRVVSGPQGPCVVSDGTAVDKSLGQLPSVKSVSSTKSSYPMASLEVFGPQKPLELGRGITIGGGKMAVMAGPCSVESREQLLETAKGVASSGASVLRGGAFKPRSNPYSFQGMGVEGIDLLKEAREETGLPIVTEVMSPEDVEWLAPQVDILQVGTRSMQNFPLLKALGKVRTPVLLKRGMSATVDEWLQAAEYILAGGNSRVILCERGIRSFDKSTRNTLDLSVIPLVKSMSHLPVIVDPSHATGRRELVAPMCMAALAAGADGLIVEVHSRPEEALCDGPQSLDLPAFDHLMGRISRLMEALEPEATPWSLKVAM encoded by the coding sequence ATGATAGTAGTTCAGTTGAAAGACCATTGTTCAAGCCTCGATATAGCCAGGGTGTGCGATCACCAGGAGAGAAGGGGCGGTCAGGTCAGGGTGGTTTCCGGTCCTCAGGGGCCCTGTGTGGTGTCCGACGGCACCGCTGTCGATAAGTCGCTGGGCCAGCTTCCTTCGGTCAAGTCGGTATCTTCCACCAAGAGCTCCTATCCTATGGCGAGCCTGGAGGTCTTCGGGCCCCAGAAGCCCCTGGAACTGGGACGGGGTATAACCATCGGCGGCGGCAAGATGGCTGTCATGGCAGGGCCCTGCTCGGTGGAGAGCCGGGAGCAGCTTCTTGAGACCGCCAAGGGCGTGGCGTCCTCCGGCGCATCGGTCCTGAGAGGAGGGGCCTTCAAACCTCGCTCCAACCCCTACTCTTTCCAGGGCATGGGGGTCGAGGGAATAGACCTGCTCAAAGAGGCCAGGGAGGAGACCGGCCTGCCTATCGTCACCGAGGTGATGTCCCCCGAGGATGTCGAGTGGTTGGCCCCTCAGGTGGACATACTCCAGGTTGGGACAAGGAGCATGCAGAACTTCCCCCTTCTCAAGGCCCTTGGAAAGGTCCGCACACCGGTGCTACTAAAACGGGGGATGTCCGCCACGGTGGACGAGTGGCTTCAGGCGGCTGAGTACATCCTTGCGGGAGGTAACTCCCGGGTCATACTGTGCGAGAGGGGCATCAGGAGCTTCGACAAGAGCACCAGAAACACCTTGGACCTCAGCGTTATACCTCTGGTGAAGTCCATGAGCCACCTTCCGGTGATAGTCGATCCCAGCCACGCAACAGGCAGGCGGGAGCTCGTGGCCCCTATGTGTATGGCGGCCTTGGCGGCTGGGGCGGACGGCCTTATCGTCGAGGTCCACTCAAGGCCCGAGGAGGCCCTCTGCGACGGTCCTCAATCCCTGGACCTTCCGGCTTTCGATCATCTCATGGGACGGATCTCCCGACTTATGGAGGCCCTTGAGCCGGAGGCCACGCCGTGGAGCTTGAAGGTAGCCATGTAG
- a CDS encoding prephenate dehydrogenase/arogenate dehydrogenase family protein produces the protein MELEGSHVGILGLGLMGGSVALGLSRWGKLGSLSAWDENGQSLKSALSMGVISRAATSLEDLISLSEVLILAVPMDLMVPLSRQGAPHGSGLKAVFDLSSVRGDIHQGLGEIWGEAHMGFHPMAGSERSGLDNSSWEMLRGATVALIPGEGTGQEAIATAHRLAQVLELRPMEMNWEDHDRAVAWVSHLPMVLATALSLGAGEATEAVDQIPYLAAGGFRDTSRVACCSPWLLPPLLEHNGELGPAIDRAIEILNEIKDWDRSTAAQKTSQGASWRNYIVDGSGRSR, from the coding sequence GTGGAGCTTGAAGGTAGCCATGTAGGGATACTGGGGCTGGGCCTCATGGGAGGCTCCGTCGCGTTGGGGCTCTCCCGCTGGGGAAAGCTCGGCTCCCTCTCCGCTTGGGACGAGAACGGCCAGTCCCTGAAGTCAGCCCTGTCCATGGGGGTCATCTCAAGGGCCGCTACATCCCTTGAGGACCTGATCAGCCTCTCGGAGGTGCTTATCCTGGCGGTTCCCATGGACCTCATGGTCCCCCTGTCTCGGCAGGGAGCCCCTCACGGCTCAGGCCTTAAGGCGGTTTTCGACCTCTCCAGCGTAAGAGGGGACATCCATCAGGGCCTAGGTGAGATCTGGGGAGAGGCCCACATGGGGTTTCATCCCATGGCTGGCTCGGAGAGGTCGGGCCTGGATAACTCCTCCTGGGAGATGTTAAGAGGGGCCACGGTGGCCCTGATCCCGGGAGAGGGCACAGGGCAGGAGGCTATCGCCACAGCCCACCGGTTGGCCCAGGTTCTGGAGTTACGCCCTATGGAGATGAACTGGGAGGACCACGACAGGGCGGTCGCCTGGGTGAGCCACCTGCCTATGGTCCTCGCCACCGCCCTGTCCCTCGGGGCAGGTGAGGCAACCGAGGCTGTGGATCAAATACCCTATCTGGCCGCAGGGGGATTTCGGGACACTTCAAGGGTCGCTTGCTGTTCTCCCTGGCTTCTTCCCCCGCTGTTGGAGCATAACGGCGAGCTTGGTCCAGCCATAGACAGGGCGATAGAGATACTTAATGAGATAAAGGATTGGGACCGCTCGACGGCGGCTCAAAAGACCTCTCAGGGCGCTTCCTGGAGGAATTACATAGT
- a CDS encoding type II toxin-antitoxin system HicB family antitoxin codes for MKESYTYPAIFEFYDDGGIGVFFPDLPGCVSCGDDEEDAIEMAKEALGGHLFCMIEDGDPIPAASKIRDINLEKNQASVLITTWMPIIREKVMQSSVKKTLTIPFWLDKIAKEKGVNYSHILQAGLKRHLGIDEKTP; via the coding sequence ATGAAAGAAAGCTACACCTATCCCGCTATCTTCGAGTTCTACGACGACGGAGGAATCGGGGTATTTTTCCCCGATCTCCCTGGATGCGTCTCCTGTGGCGACGACGAAGAAGATGCCATAGAAATGGCGAAAGAGGCCCTCGGAGGGCACCTCTTCTGTATGATCGAGGACGGCGACCCCATACCGGCGGCATCCAAAATAAGGGACATTAATCTGGAGAAAAATCAAGCATCGGTTTTAATAACTACCTGGATGCCTATTATCAGGGAAAAGGTCATGCAGAGCTCGGTTAAGAAGACCCTCACCATACCCTTCTGGCTTGACAAGATCGCAAAAGAAAAGGGCGTTAACTATTCCCACATACTCCAGGCTGGGTTAAAAAGACATCTAGGCATAGACGAAAAGACACCCTAG
- a CDS encoding type II toxin-antitoxin system HicA family toxin: MRSYSSREIIKLLERDGWILKHVTGDHYHFIHPHKKGKITVPHPNKDLKKGTFKSIEKQYDLKF, translated from the coding sequence TTGAGAAGCTATTCATCGAGGGAAATTATCAAACTGCTCGAAAGAGATGGGTGGATCCTGAAACATGTAACTGGAGACCACTATCACTTCATCCATCCTCACAAAAAAGGCAAAATAACCGTGCCTCATCCCAATAAAGACCTAAAAAAGGGCACTTTTAAAAGCATAGAAAAACAATATGACTTAAAATTTTAA